A single genomic interval of Helianthus annuus cultivar XRQ/B chromosome 13, HanXRQr2.0-SUNRISE, whole genome shotgun sequence harbors:
- the LOC110897313 gene encoding glycine-rich cell wall structural protein 2, giving the protein MDRYQKVEKPRAEQPINENEIRITSQGRMRSYITYAMTLLQEKGSSEIVFKAMGRAINKTVTIVELIKRRIVGLHQNTSIGSTDITDTWEPLEEGLLPLETTRHVSMITITLSKEELNTSSIGYQPPLPADQVKVSTEFEYEGEGSPTARGRGRGGRGRGRGRSRPAPGNGYAQEEYDDGGWDGPGGYPRGRGRGRGRSFRGRGRGNYNNAPYMDGQQDTGGYNQESPRGRGRNFRGRGRGGYNNGSYMDNQQDVGGYNQESPRGRGRNFRGRGRGGYNNEPYMDTQQDARGYNQEFPMQGRGRGRGRGTRGRGRGGFRSNRANQGAEGNE; this is encoded by the exons ATGGATCGGTACCAGAAAGTTGAGAAGCCTAGAGCAGAGCAACCCATTAATGAGAACGAGATACGTATTACCAGCCAGGGGAGAATGCGAAGCTATATCACATATGCCATGACTTTGCTTCAG GAAAAAGGCTCATCAGAGATTGTGTTCAAAGCTATGGGTAGAGCTATCAACAAGACTGTCACAATTGTCGAACTAATAAAG AGGCGAATAGTTGGTCTCCATCAAAATACCTCCATCGGATCCACAGACATAACTGACACATGGGAACCTTTAGAAGAAGGATTACTCCC CTTGGAGACGACGAGACATGTTTCGATGATCACTATTACTCTCTCCAAGGAGGAGTTAAACACATCATCTATCGG GTATCAGCCGCCATTACCAGCTGACCAGGTGAAGGTGTCCACTGAATTTGAATATGAAGGAG AGGGATCACCAACTGCAAGGGGTAGGGGTCGTGGCGGCAGGGGGCGCGGAAGGGGTAGGTCTCGGCCCGCTCCAG GAAACGGTTATGCACAAGAGGAGTATGATGATGGCGGTTGGGATGGCCCTGGTGGTTATCCACGTGGAAGAGGTCGAGGAAGAGGCCGCAGCTTCCGTGGCCGTGGAAGGGGAAATTACAACAACGCCCCTTACATGGATGGTCAGCAAGATACGGGAGGATACAATCAAGAATCTCCTAGGGGCAGGGGTCGTAATTTCCGTGGTCGTGGAAGGGGAGGTTACAACAATGGATCTTACATGGATAATCAGCAAGACGTTGGGGGTTACAACCAAGAATCTCCCAGGGGTAGGGGTCGTAATTTCCGTGGTCGTGGAAGGGGTGGTTATAATAACGAACCGTATATGGATACTCAACAAGATGCCAGAGGTTACAATCAAGAATTTCCTATGCAAGGGCGAG GGCGTGGTCGTGGGAGGGGAACTCGTGGAAGGGGTCGTGGTGGGTTCAGATCGAACAGGGCAAACCAGGGGGCAGAAGGCAACGAGTGA